In the genome of Zea mays subsp. mays mitochondrion, complete genome, the window GTTAGAAATTAGGATTAGGAGAGTGCTGCGCTTGTGTTTTTGGAAGAAAATGCAGCTCTATCCTGGATAGATCCTTGATTCACCGCCAGCGGAGGGCCAGAAATAAAGAACTTTGTCTCAACGGAGAATCTCTTCTGCTCATCTCCGCGAAGAATGAACCCGTTACCACTACAAAGTGAGAAATAAACCGCCAAGGATATACCATTTTTGGCTTCCATATCTGCACGGGGCAAGGGAAGAAATATATCGTAGAAAACATCCTCTCCTCAAGCTAGGAAGCAGGATTGGAAAGCTATGGTTATATGCTGCCCAGGTCTTGCGGTATAGGACTTTACTACTCTACTCGGATGCCAGAATCAGAAGATATCATATTCTCCCAGTTGAGGTAAGAACCAAGGTCATCTAGCCTCTCATATCTTAGCTTAGGTATGGCTCGGTGCTGCTTACTCGAAAGGAAAAGAGAACTCGACTGTGTGTGCTACTACTATCTCCATATCAGGGTCGGGGGTATCCTTTAAGGAGTTGTGAGATGAGAATATTTCCAGATCTAGATCTCTTTCTTTGTAAGTGGACACCATTCCAGATACGGCTAACTGCTTGTTTTTCTTTGCTTGGCTTGAAGGTTGTATCTGTTTCCATCCATTGATACGTTAATATTTCCATCCTTTCCTTTAAGCTACTCTCTTTCCTCAAGGTTGGTCCAACTTACTGATGTCGAATTCAAATAGTCAAAGCCTTATCTTATAGTTCTAACGTTGAAAGAGCTTAAGGATGCATTTCTTTTGAAGGAGGAAGGAAAAGGAGTTTCGATGCAACTACTTAATTCGTAACGTATATAAGTCGTGGGGACACCAAAATACCTCTCTTCTCTGTCGTCGCAATAGAGCAGTTACGATACTGCTTCCAAGGAATACTCTTTTCACCAAAAGCAAAAATCCCTTTCGTGGCCGGAGGAAGATAAACGGCGATACAGTCTGAAAAGATAGTTGGTCGTGTGCTAGTGGAAAACCTCTTTGATAGAGCAGGGGAAGTCCCCATTGGGCATAGTAGCTCACGTTGTATTGAGGCAGATTCTCCATCCAGGAATTCCAGTCTTTGACTCGGGAAACGAAGAAGGCCGCCCTTAGACCGGAGTCCTTGGGCACCCTATATACCCACCCCCGAATGGACAGGTAGCCAACCAACCTGGCGGGAGTCGGCGGCAGAAGTGCCTGCTTGGTACGGCTAAACACTTCTCTTTTCTTATTTTTTATCCACAATTCCTGGCTCCCTTTCTTAATTGGGTAGACTTGGGCCATTGTGCAATTACCATCCTTTGTGCGACCAGGCCCCACGGGAATCGCCTTGAAGATGTCCACCCCTTTCTTAGAAAAATGGAAAGAAAGGTGCTCAGCGACGACTGCCCCTTCTACCTTTACTTTTTTGCCACTCTGTCTCTTTGGAGCATCCGTTTCCTCATATTATCGATTCATAAAGGTCCATGAAAGGAAAGAAGACCGCTTTCCCTTGCTTCGCACCTCGTCATAGCCCTGAAAAGCTCACCCGGAGTTCTAGTTAGAGAATGGGGTATGATTCACTACTTGCCTACTGCTACCTGGGTCGTGAGATCGAAGAAGGTATACTATTAGACAAGGTTCATTCCAGCTTTGCTGCTCTTTTTCTTTTGATTCTTTCTGTTTCTGTTTACTTGAGCTAATTCTTTACTTGCTTTCGAGCTAACTTGGCGGAATGGAATCACAGCAAGAGACAGGGCTAATGGTTGGTTCTGTCTACTATATTTAGTATGATTTTTATATCTTCGACCTTAAGAGGCGGTTTACGAAAGAGAGAGAGCTCGTGGAAGACTTGAGAAATGGAAATATCTTTCCATTTCTTCCTAACAGGATGCAATGCAGGTACTGTTTAGTTTAGTAAAGAAGGAACAATCCTCGTATTGGAACCGGTCGAGGAATATCCCTCACCCTCGTATTTGAAAAGAAGTGAATCAAATACAATAGTAGGTAGGAAAGAAAAGCCATCCTTTGAGTAGTAACTTTACCAACCAAGGTAGGGATAGTCGAGAGCAGGATGCCGGCCTTATTCTGTTTAGAAGAAATGAAATTGATTCACCGGCAAAGAAACGACTACTGCGAGCAGGAGCGATGCAACCGACGGGAGGACAATCCTAATTGGATTGGCGGACTAGTGAAATTCATGTAATTTAGAGTTGGCAATGGGAGCTGGTGATAAACAGGTAAGGAAGCACTCGACGAATAGTGACATTTATGAATGCAAAGCGGGGCCAAGGCAGATATACGGATCAGGGGTATAAGCTAAAACAAGCAGAAGCAAAGCCGACTTCGAACGGGGATAATCGATAAGGCAAGGCAGCCCTCCGGTCATAGGATTAACGGATTAGCTGGAAAAGTCATATGCCTCGGAGAGCAAGGGTGGTACACCAGGAACTCGGATTGCGATGCTCCGGAGAAAGTCATATCGGTTTAGTTTCGATCATATATGATATTTAAAAGAAAGAAGGATCTGCCAATGGTACATTGGTGCATTGGGGATTTCCAGGAAGCAGGTCGAATCGGAGCGGAGCTGAGGCCCCGGATGCTGATTAGCGAAAACAAGAACTAGCCCCGCAGGGCAGGACCATATTTTGTAGTAGTAGCTTTTCTCACTGGTAAAGCTGGATAGGTTAGAGGATGTGAGCTAGCAGCAGCAAGTTAAGTAAGGGATAAGATTGGTCCCTCTGTGTCCGGAAAGATACCTTTCTGATCGCGACTTCGGTTACGCACAAGAAGATGGGAGCTATTGGCAAAGGTAACCACCATCACTAGGCAACCAACATATGCTTTTCCAAAGCCAGAACTAGGATAGCGAGCTGGAAAGGAGAAGTGAACTGGTTGAGAGGAAGAATCAAGTAGAACCGATAGAAGCTCTTGTTGCCTTATTTGAATATGGACCAATCGACAACCTTTTCTTTGAAAAAAAAGAGGAATCATGTTTCCGACCTTGCCACCGGACTGTTTGATGGAGCGGGGAGCCTGTAACAACTAGAACAGACAAGAAGGCTTGCCAAGAATAGACGAAGGCCCTTAGCCGAGGAGCAAGAAAACGGATGTGCGAACAGAGAACCTCTTAAGGTCTCTTACAGAGAAGATTCTTGCCTGGGTCTTCGGTTCCGATGTTAGTCCAGTGGCAGTTGCCTGTCATATAGTGGGTTCTTCCAGCGAGAGAATTGAAAAGCAAAGTGAAGTTTATCCAGAAGTTGACCCAAGTTTTGTCTGCTCGTGAGAAGACGGAAGAGGAACTTTCTGAACTGCTCGGGCAGGGTCACCAGTTGGCAAATAGCATTCGCGCCTCCCATCCGCACGTGAGAACTTGGAAAGCTCAACTGGGCTCGAAGCACACTTTCGCAGACTGATCTGCTTAGACTTCGGGCGTTGGGGCTTAAAGGGAAACCACGCAAAGCTCCGGTGATCCACTCTATTCTATGGCAACCTCCACCTCCTGGATGGATTCAAGTTAATACAGATGGATGCTCGAGAGGTCAGCCAGGACCGGAGGAATCTTTCGAAACTGCAGAGTGTACATGGATGCTTTGCGCTTTCGTTGGGCAGCGGATTCGCATATCAGGCAGAGTGGGTTGGGGACGGCTATCGCTATAGCACACTCCAAGGGCTGGAAATACCTCTGGATCGAGTCAGATTCAACATATGTTGTTTTTTTATTAATATTAATAAGTCAATGGCATCTAGGTAAATTGCTTACTCTTGCTGTGACTAATAGTTGGCCTATTCGCCAACTCGATGTAAATAACGCGTTCTTGCAGGGTTCTTTAACTGATGAAGTATTCATGGAACAACCACCTGGGTTTTCAGACTTTTTGACTCCTGATTATGTTTGCAAGTTGCATAAGCCTATTTATGGCCTTCGGCACTCGTGCTTGGTATAACGAGCTTCGTACCTTTTTAGTATATGAAGGATTCCTCACATTCCTCATTGTTTATACTTAACTCCCCATTTTAGGTTAGGTTATTTATATACTAGTTTATGTTGATGATATAATCATCACTGGATCCGCAGCAGCTGAAGTGAATGCTTTTATCTCTACTCTTGCCAAACGATTCTCTATAAAGCCAGCTTTCTTATTTCCTTGGAGTTGAAGCTCACTACACTGCTAATGGCTTGTTCTTATCTCAAAGGAAGTATATCAGTGACCTCTTGCATCGACTTAACATGGCTGATGCCAAGGCTGTCTCAACGCCTATTGCTACTACTGAAGTGCTTAAATTATCAGATGGCTCGCCACCGGCTGATCCAAAATTATACCGTCAAGCTCTTGGGTCCTTACAATATCTCTCTTTGACTCGTCCTGACGTCTCCTTTGCCATCAACAAGCTCTCTCAGTTCATGCATTGCCCATCCACACTTCATTGGTGTGCTGTAAAACGCCTCCTCCGATATCTAGTTGGCACTC includes:
- the orf160-a gene encoding hypothetical protein, coding for MAQVYPIKKGSQELWIKNKKREVFSRTKQALLPPTPARLVGYLSIRGWVYRVPKDSGLRAAFFVSRVKDWNSWMENLPQYNVSYYAQWGLPLLYQRGFPLAHDQLSFQTVSPFIFLRPRKGFLLLVKRVFLGSSIVTALLRRQRREVFWCPHDLYTLRIK
- the orf138-a gene encoding hypothetical protein, which codes for MLERSARTGGIFRNCRVYMDALRFRWAADSHIRQSGLGTAIAIAHSKGWKYLWIESDSTYVVFLLILISQWHLGKLLTLAVTNSWPIRQLDVNNAFLQGSLTDEVFMEQPPGFSDFLTPDYVCKLHKPIYGLRHSCLV